In Paenibacillus dendritiformis, the DNA window ACGCCGGATGGACGGCGCTTGCCTCCCGATTCCGTACAGGAGGTGGAGAGATGATTGGACAGCAAGCGATTCGCCTGGATATGAAGCGGATTTCCATCGAGTTCCCCGGGGTGAAGGCGCTGGATAACGTGGATTTTACAACCGACACCGGAACCTCCCATGCTCTTATCGGCGCGAACGGGGCGGGCAAATCGACGTTGATGAAGGTGTTGTCGGGAGCCTACAACCATTACACGGGAGACATTTTTATCGGCGGCCAAGCGGCGCAGATTCGTTCGCCGAAGGATGCGAAGGACTTGGGCATCCAGATTGTATATCAGGAAGTGGATACGGCGCTCATCCCTTATTTGACGGTCGGCGAGAACATCATGCTGGATGATACGGTCAACGACATGGGGAAAAAGCAGTGGATCAACTGGAAGCGGATACACAGCGGCGCGAAGGCGACTCTCGAACGGATGAATGTGAAGGTGCCGACGAAGAAGCTGGTCAGCGAGCTGACGCTGGCCGAGAAGCAGATGGTTCTGATCGCGCGGGCGATAACGAAGGAATGCCGCTTTCTCATTTTGGACGAGCCGACCGCGCCGCTCAGCCATGCGGAGACGGAAGAGCTGTTCCGCATCGTGCGGGAGTTGAAAAAGAACAATGTCGGGGTCATCTTCATCTCGCACCGTCTGCCGGAGCTATTCGACATCTGCGACGACATTACGGTGATGCGGGACGGTCAATTCGTCGTCAAGAAGCGGATTGCGGACACGAATCCGAATGAAATTGTGGAACGGATGCTCGGCAAAAAAATGGACGATCAATTTCCGAAGCTTCCGATCGAAATCGGAGACACCAATTTCGAAGTAAAGGGCCTGACGGATGGCGACAAGCTGAAAAATATCGATTTCTATGTGCGAAAAGGGGAAATCATCGGCCTCGCCGGACTGGTAGGCGCCGGAAAAACCGAGCTGTGCAAGGCCCTGTTCGGCGCGTCCCGCATTGCGGCGGGCGAGCGTGTGCTGCAGAAGCGGAAGCTTTCCATTCGGAATTGCAATGAGGCCGTGAAGCAGGGAATCGCCCTCGTGCCGGAGGAGCGGCGCAAGGAAGGCATTCTCGTGCTGGAATCGGTGGCGAACAATCTGTCGGTTGCCAATCTGGCGAGGTTCTGCGCGTACAAGACGTTCCTTCAGTTCGGCAAGGAGAAGAAGGAGGCGCAGAGGCTGATTCAGGATCTGGGCATCAAGACGCCGAACGAGCTGGCGAAGGTGAAAAACTTGTCGGGCGGAAATCAACAAAAAGTGGCGATCGGAAAATGGCTGGCGACCGAGGCGGAAGTGTACATTTTCGATGAACCGACCAAAGGCGTCGACGTCGGAGCGAAAAAGGACATCTTCAAGCTCATTTCGCGGCTTGCGCAGCAGGGGAAGAGCATCATCTA includes these proteins:
- a CDS encoding sugar ABC transporter ATP-binding protein, whose amino-acid sequence is MIGQQAIRLDMKRISIEFPGVKALDNVDFTTDTGTSHALIGANGAGKSTLMKVLSGAYNHYTGDIFIGGQAAQIRSPKDAKDLGIQIVYQEVDTALIPYLTVGENIMLDDTVNDMGKKQWINWKRIHSGAKATLERMNVKVPTKKLVSELTLAEKQMVLIARAITKECRFLILDEPTAPLSHAETEELFRIVRELKKNNVGVIFISHRLPELFDICDDITVMRDGQFVVKKRIADTNPNEIVERMLGKKMDDQFPKLPIEIGDTNFEVKGLTDGDKLKNIDFYVRKGEIIGLAGLVGAGKTELCKALFGASRIAAGERVLQKRKLSIRNCNEAVKQGIALVPEERRKEGILVLESVANNLSVANLARFCAYKTFLQFGKEKKEAQRLIQDLGIKTPNELAKVKNLSGGNQQKVAIGKWLATEAEVYIFDEPTKGVDVGAKKDIFKLISRLAQQGKSIIYASCELSEIIGITDRVYVLYDGEIVKELRTSATNEEELLFYSTGGK